The following proteins are encoded in a genomic region of Vanessa tameamea isolate UH-Manoa-2023 chromosome 4, ilVanTame1 primary haplotype, whole genome shotgun sequence:
- the Tilb gene encoding protein tilB, whose translation MVKITVEMVRNKAEHHDRLLAPLEEIALHQENIEKIEFIQDWCPKLKILLMQSNLIAKIENLNKLKHLTYLNLALNNIEVIENLERCESLEKLDLTLNFIGDIVSVESLICNYNLVNLYLTGNPCTDYDNYRDFVIGTLPQLSTLDGKDIERSDRIKGLQNLPVIRSDILFEQNIYKQQRKAQKLRLESNIQEKWENEYKHMDPEERNKIFWASKTEHAPEVRYEIERMRELKQKSYESETKPDEKKETRLFTSDGRPFNINQPKIDFKFSDEDSNSYILDLAVYKHLDTNLLDIEIQTNYIRVTIKGKIFQLHLPQEVDITNSTAQRSQITGHLVVKMPKANFILKKASTTKKYITQSPINETRVSGCGMEITQTREFLEIGSSDNVLDLTKMMSTKTPSYTDPRMSLIEKKPSSNFIDNPEVPDLI comes from the coding sequence atggtgAAAATAACTGTAGAAATGGTTCGAAATAAAGCAGAACATCATGATCGGTTGTTGGCTCCACTAGAAGAAATAGCTTTACATCAGGAAAACATTGAAAAGATTGAATTCATTCAAGATTGGTGCCCAAAGCTGAAAATTCTTTTAATGCaaagtaatttaattgcaaaaattgaaaatttgaacaaattaaaacatcttACGTATCTTAATTTAGCATTAAACAACATAGAGGTGATTGAAAATTTGGAAAGATGCGAGTCCTTGGAAAAATTAGATTTGACACTTAATTTTATTGGAGATATCGTGAGCGTCGAATCTTTGATATGTAACTATAATTTggtaaacttatatttaacagGAAATCCGTGCACGGATTATGATAATTATCGTGATTTCGTCATTGGAACCCTTCCGCAATTGTCGACACTGGATGGCAAAGATATTGAAAGATCTGATCGAATTAAAGGATTACAAAACCTCCCTGTTATtagatcagatattctattcgaacaaaacatttataaacaacaAAGAAAAGCGCAAAAATTGCGTTTAGAAAGCAATATACAAGAAAAATGGGAAAATGAATACAAACATATGGATCCcgaagaaagaaataaaatattttgggcTTCTAAAACTGAACATGCGCCAGAAGTGAGGTATGAAATCGAACGCATGcgagaattaaaacaaaaaagttacgAATCTGAAACCAAACCAGATGAAAAAAAGGAAACTAGATTGTTTACGTCAGATGGCAGACCGTTTAACATTAACCAAccaaaaattgattttaaatttagcgATGAAGATTCGAACTCCTACATTTTAGATCTAGCGGTTTATAAACATTTGGATACTAACTTACTCGATATTGAAATTCAGACAAATTATATAAGAGTTACAATAAAAGGCAAAATATTCCAACTTCATTTGCCTCAGGAGGTGGATATAACAAACTCAACCGCGCAAAGGTCACAAATTACTGGACATTTAGTCGTTAAAATGCCAAAAGCAAATTTCATACTAAAAAAGGCTTCAAcgaccaaaaaatatatcactcaATCACCAATAAATGAAACTAGAGTAAGCGGCTGTGGTATGGAAATAACACAAACGAGAGAATTTTTAGAAATAGGATCATCTGATAATGTACttgatttaacaaaaatgaTGTCAACAAAAACACCTTCATATACTGATCCAAGAATGTCATTGATCGAGAAAAAACCATCTTCTAACTTTATTGACAATCCAGAAGTTCCTGATCTTATTTAA
- the LOC113403945 gene encoding annulin-like isoform X2, giving the protein MEYFKNLWRYYFGRRQKYIIIPFQPDVISGTRQGVLAVQGIDFCIETNGENHHTNKFNLMSKDVDRCLVIRRGQAFKLDILLNRPYDASRDAVSFIFYVSDVEKRGPSGDTSAAVPMLEKGSETLGAWNAVYDGQMDSHLMVAVTAAADCIVAAWRIDVDTRLNGGESLSYTHPLPIYVLFNPWCLNDSVYMPGHSHREEYVQEDGGLMYRGVYNVIKPMPWYYAQYEKDILECALYLVREIGKVKGRARGDPIRTVRALSAAVNVQDDNGVLFGNWATELSEYSGGTHPLKWIGSLSILQKYYEKKKPVKYAQCWVYAGVLTTICRALGIPCRPVTGYDAAHDSQGSLTIDIIKDEEGNTLEEFTRDSVWNYHVWNEVWMDRPDLGTEYSGWQAIDSTPQETSEDVFRCGPASLRAVRDGELQRPYDASYVFAQVNADKVLWKYSGEIQPLKLLARDTVSIGQNISTKAIGRMEREDITDLYKYPERTREERDTMEKALRKSESIFARYYLNDAFNDVVFEFELRDDIKIGQDFNVVLHIKNRSTINEHQVKGVLRVDTVTYTGVTGDGVKRQDFEMVMAPAAKEKITLLVTFSDYFKKIVDQASFNIACLATIVDRNFDYFAQDDFRVRNPDIKISYDGKPISRQEFLVTVKLENPLPIPLKSGKFYIQGPGLDKQLKIELSENVAPGALASVQFKLTPPWAGRHQISAKFSSKELHDVDGFLSLMVSPPDTNGIPLIDANETREI; this is encoded by the exons ATGTCATCAGCGGAACGAGACAAGGTGTCCTCGCCGTGCAAGGTATCGATTTTTGCATCGAAACTAATGGGGAAAATCATCACACGAACAAATTCAATCTCATGTCAAAAGATGTTGACAGGTGTCTGGTTATAAGACGAGGTCAGGCCTTCAAACTTGATATTCTATTAAACCGGCCATACGATGCCAGCAGAGATGCCGTTTCTTTTATCTTTTATGTGTCAG ATGTCGAAAAGCGTGGGCCGTCGGGGGATACGTCAGCGGCTGTTCCTATGTTGGAGAAAGGATCCGAAACGTTAGGCGCATGGAATGCTGTGTATGACGGTCAAATGGATTCTCATCTCATGGTCGCAGTGACCGCAGCCGCTGACTGCATTGTTGCTGCGTGGCGCATCGACGTAGATACCAGATTGAATGGAGGCGAATCACTTAGCTACACACATCCACTCCCCATATACGTGCTCTTTAATCCATGGTGCTTAAACGATAGTGTTTACATGCCAG gacATAGTCATCGAGAGGAATACGTTCAAGAAGATGGTGGCCTTATGTATAGAGGCGTCTATAACGTAATCAAACCTATGCCATGGTATTATGCGCAGTATGAGAAGGACATATTGGAATGCGCCTTGTATCTCGTCAGAGAGATTGGAAAG gTTAAAGGTCGCGCGAGAGGCGATCCCATCAGGACGGTCCGAGCGCTGTCAGCTGCAGTTAATGTTCAAGACGACAATGGCGTCTTGTTCGGTAACTGGGCCACAGAGTTAAGTGAATACAGTGGTGGAACACATCCGCTGAAATGGATCGGATCATTGTCGATATTACAGAAGTATTATGAGAAGAAAAAGCCAGTCAAGTATGCGCAATGTTGGGTTTACGCTGGAGTTTTAACAACga TTTGTAGAGCATTAGGAATCCCTTGTAGACCAGTGACTGGATATGACGCAGCACACGACAGTCAAGGGAGCCTTACTATTGACATAATTAAAGATGAAGAAGGCAACACACTCGAGGAGTTCACCAGAGATTCAGTTTGGAACTATCACGTGTGGAACGAG GTATGGATGGATCGGCCAGACTTAGGAACTGAGTACAGCGGCTGGCAAGCTATTGACTCAACACCACAAGAAACCTCAGAGGACGTTTTCCGATGTGGCCCAGCGTCTTTACGAGCTGTACGAGATGGTGAATTGCAGCGACCTTACGACGCTTCCTACGTCTTTGCGCAAGTCAATGCAGATAAG gtgCTATGGAAATACTCTGGTGAAATTCAACCGTTAAAACTTTTAGCACGTGATACAGTTTCAATTGGACAAAATATTTCCACCAAAGCGATCGGTCGGATGGAGCGAGAG gataTTACCGACCTTTATAAATATCCGGAGAGAACCCGAGAGGAACGTGATACTATGGAAAAGGCTCTGCGGAAATCAGAAAGCATATTTGCACGTTATTATCTCAATGATGCGTTTAATGACGTTGTTTTTGAATTCGAACTGAGAGACGACATTAAAATCGGACAGGACTTTAATGtg gtCTTGCATATAAAGAACCGTTCGACAATCAACGAACATCAGGTGAAAGGAGTGCTGCGAGTGGACACAGTCACGTACACCGGAGTGACCGGAGACGGCGTGAAAAGACAAGACTTTGAGATGGTTATGGCTCCAGCGGCGAAAGAAAAAATTACACTGCTAGTCACATTTAGTGATTATTTCAAGAAAATAGTTGACCAG GCGTCGTTCAACATAGCTTGCTTAGCGACAATAGTGGATAGAAATTTCGATTATTTCGCACAAGACGACTTCAGAGTACGAAATCccgatattaaaatatcatatgacGGAAAGCCAATTTCACGACAGGAATTTTTGGTGACAGTCAAATTAGAAAATCCTCTTCCGATACCTTTGAAGAGTGGAAAATTCTATATACAAGGACCAGGATTGGACAAACAACTTAAGATTGAACTGAGCGAg aacGTAGCTCCAGGCGCTCTTGCGAGTGTTCAGTTTAAATTGACACCGCCATGGGCCGGTCGACACCAAATATCAGCGaaattctcctcaaaggagctGCACGACGTGGACGGTTTTCTGTCATTGATGGTTTCGCCTCCAGACACTAATGGAATCCCATTAATTGATGCTAACGAGACACgtgaaatttga
- the LOC113403945 gene encoding annulin-like isoform X1: protein MGAVKSKLANACPARCGCCGLLRSDSYDLKDLPRPPRLDTSNNVISGTRQGVLAVQGIDFCIETNGENHHTNKFNLMSKDVDRCLVIRRGQAFKLDILLNRPYDASRDAVSFIFYVSDVEKRGPSGDTSAAVPMLEKGSETLGAWNAVYDGQMDSHLMVAVTAAADCIVAAWRIDVDTRLNGGESLSYTHPLPIYVLFNPWCLNDSVYMPGHSHREEYVQEDGGLMYRGVYNVIKPMPWYYAQYEKDILECALYLVREIGKVKGRARGDPIRTVRALSAAVNVQDDNGVLFGNWATELSEYSGGTHPLKWIGSLSILQKYYEKKKPVKYAQCWVYAGVLTTICRALGIPCRPVTGYDAAHDSQGSLTIDIIKDEEGNTLEEFTRDSVWNYHVWNEVWMDRPDLGTEYSGWQAIDSTPQETSEDVFRCGPASLRAVRDGELQRPYDASYVFAQVNADKVLWKYSGEIQPLKLLARDTVSIGQNISTKAIGRMEREDITDLYKYPERTREERDTMEKALRKSESIFARYYLNDAFNDVVFEFELRDDIKIGQDFNVVLHIKNRSTINEHQVKGVLRVDTVTYTGVTGDGVKRQDFEMVMAPAAKEKITLLVTFSDYFKKIVDQASFNIACLATIVDRNFDYFAQDDFRVRNPDIKISYDGKPISRQEFLVTVKLENPLPIPLKSGKFYIQGPGLDKQLKIELSENVAPGALASVQFKLTPPWAGRHQISAKFSSKELHDVDGFLSLMVSPPDTNGIPLIDANETREI from the exons ATGTCATCAGCGGAACGAGACAAGGTGTCCTCGCCGTGCAAGGTATCGATTTTTGCATCGAAACTAATGGGGAAAATCATCACACGAACAAATTCAATCTCATGTCAAAAGATGTTGACAGGTGTCTGGTTATAAGACGAGGTCAGGCCTTCAAACTTGATATTCTATTAAACCGGCCATACGATGCCAGCAGAGATGCCGTTTCTTTTATCTTTTATGTGTCAG ATGTCGAAAAGCGTGGGCCGTCGGGGGATACGTCAGCGGCTGTTCCTATGTTGGAGAAAGGATCCGAAACGTTAGGCGCATGGAATGCTGTGTATGACGGTCAAATGGATTCTCATCTCATGGTCGCAGTGACCGCAGCCGCTGACTGCATTGTTGCTGCGTGGCGCATCGACGTAGATACCAGATTGAATGGAGGCGAATCACTTAGCTACACACATCCACTCCCCATATACGTGCTCTTTAATCCATGGTGCTTAAACGATAGTGTTTACATGCCAG gacATAGTCATCGAGAGGAATACGTTCAAGAAGATGGTGGCCTTATGTATAGAGGCGTCTATAACGTAATCAAACCTATGCCATGGTATTATGCGCAGTATGAGAAGGACATATTGGAATGCGCCTTGTATCTCGTCAGAGAGATTGGAAAG gTTAAAGGTCGCGCGAGAGGCGATCCCATCAGGACGGTCCGAGCGCTGTCAGCTGCAGTTAATGTTCAAGACGACAATGGCGTCTTGTTCGGTAACTGGGCCACAGAGTTAAGTGAATACAGTGGTGGAACACATCCGCTGAAATGGATCGGATCATTGTCGATATTACAGAAGTATTATGAGAAGAAAAAGCCAGTCAAGTATGCGCAATGTTGGGTTTACGCTGGAGTTTTAACAACga TTTGTAGAGCATTAGGAATCCCTTGTAGACCAGTGACTGGATATGACGCAGCACACGACAGTCAAGGGAGCCTTACTATTGACATAATTAAAGATGAAGAAGGCAACACACTCGAGGAGTTCACCAGAGATTCAGTTTGGAACTATCACGTGTGGAACGAG GTATGGATGGATCGGCCAGACTTAGGAACTGAGTACAGCGGCTGGCAAGCTATTGACTCAACACCACAAGAAACCTCAGAGGACGTTTTCCGATGTGGCCCAGCGTCTTTACGAGCTGTACGAGATGGTGAATTGCAGCGACCTTACGACGCTTCCTACGTCTTTGCGCAAGTCAATGCAGATAAG gtgCTATGGAAATACTCTGGTGAAATTCAACCGTTAAAACTTTTAGCACGTGATACAGTTTCAATTGGACAAAATATTTCCACCAAAGCGATCGGTCGGATGGAGCGAGAG gataTTACCGACCTTTATAAATATCCGGAGAGAACCCGAGAGGAACGTGATACTATGGAAAAGGCTCTGCGGAAATCAGAAAGCATATTTGCACGTTATTATCTCAATGATGCGTTTAATGACGTTGTTTTTGAATTCGAACTGAGAGACGACATTAAAATCGGACAGGACTTTAATGtg gtCTTGCATATAAAGAACCGTTCGACAATCAACGAACATCAGGTGAAAGGAGTGCTGCGAGTGGACACAGTCACGTACACCGGAGTGACCGGAGACGGCGTGAAAAGACAAGACTTTGAGATGGTTATGGCTCCAGCGGCGAAAGAAAAAATTACACTGCTAGTCACATTTAGTGATTATTTCAAGAAAATAGTTGACCAG GCGTCGTTCAACATAGCTTGCTTAGCGACAATAGTGGATAGAAATTTCGATTATTTCGCACAAGACGACTTCAGAGTACGAAATCccgatattaaaatatcatatgacGGAAAGCCAATTTCACGACAGGAATTTTTGGTGACAGTCAAATTAGAAAATCCTCTTCCGATACCTTTGAAGAGTGGAAAATTCTATATACAAGGACCAGGATTGGACAAACAACTTAAGATTGAACTGAGCGAg aacGTAGCTCCAGGCGCTCTTGCGAGTGTTCAGTTTAAATTGACACCGCCATGGGCCGGTCGACACCAAATATCAGCGaaattctcctcaaaggagctGCACGACGTGGACGGTTTTCTGTCATTGATGGTTTCGCCTCCAGACACTAATGGAATCCCATTAATTGATGCTAACGAGACACgtgaaatttga